The segment gtcagcaaagtacaAACAAAtgggtcactcagtcgtgtccgactctttgtgaccccatggactgcagcctaccaggctcctctgtccgtggaattttccaggcaagtgtactggagtgggttgccatttccttctccagggaatcttccacacccaggcattgaacccgggtctcccacattgcaggcagacgctttaccctctaatccaccagggaagcccttgtcagcaaagtaatgtctctgctttttaatatgctgtcaaggttggtcacagcttttcttccaaggagcaggtatcttaattccatggctgcagtcaccatctgcagtgaatttggagccccccaaagttaagtctctcactgtttccattgtttccctacctatttcccatgaagtgatggtctTTACCATGTTGGTCTTTATTAAATGTCTTGATTGTAAAAACAGTCTTCATCCATCCTCAAATATTTGGTATATAAGCCCTCAACACTACACTGGGCTGCTTCTGGTCCACCTTTAAAGTAGCTGACTGAGCCTTAAATCTCTGGACCAGTCCACTCTCCTCCCCGGCACCCTTCCCTGGCACAGAGGCTCCAGGGTCTATTGGCCTAGGATGCATACCCCTCCAGACTCTTAGTCTCTGCCTGTGAGCATGCAGCCTGCAGTGTCTGGGTGCTGTGATTATTAGACGTACCTATAAGTGCTCTCCTGAGCATCATCCCCActctccagaaaaaacatctcctTGGGTAGGAATGAACTGGGTGGTAGGGGAGGGGCATCCAGCATCTATTCTGAAGATACAGTGATTCTCTGGTCCTCTGGAGGACATTAGGGAGGGATGGTAGCATCTAAGAGAGAAACATAAGGCAGGCATGTCAGATGAGTCTTGTGCCTCAGGACAGGAACCCATCTCCAGGCTCTGGGTTTCTGGCAACTGCTGGAACTGGGGCTGAATCTGCAGCAAGGCAAGGTGATGACTCCAGCTTCTCTCTGTGATACAGCCTGCAGGAAACTGTCTCATTCACCGTGGACAACTGCGATTCTCACCACCTCATCATCTGCCTAAAATTCTGTACTCCCAGCACCTTCTAGGTAATGCCCATCTTCCAGGTAACCTCTTAGCACAGCTTACACCATGCTAGGCACACACATGAGTTATCTAAGCAGAGCAATGTAGGAGTCTTGCAAGTATTGCAGGTTCTATgtcagataaggaaaccaaagaGGCAAAGAGGCCAAGATCAACATCATCTGAATGAAACCAAGACCTGTCTGGGGCCCTGGTCTGTGCCCACAGGCAGTACTCTTGAAGCCtgttgagtaaactccaagattCTCAACCTGAGTATATGGGAAAGCACGTCTTACTTAGAGATAGGCAAGCCCCTAATACCAGGAATCCACAGTTCCTGATTCCCTCCAGAGAAATGTCTTCCTATCCGGAAGTGCCTCAGAGACaatactggcttcccaggtggcactagtggtaaagaacctgcctgccaatgcaggagacataaagtgaggcaggtttgatccctggggtgggacgatcccctggaggaggtcttggcaactcactccagtatctttgcctggagaatcccatggacagaggacctggaaggctacagtccatggggtcacaaagagtcagacacgactgaaacaacccACACACACGCAGAGACAACACTCACCATCATTACAAGCGGGACTGGACATTTGCCGCTTTGGCCACACAGCATCTACTCTTCCTTCCTAATAGTCACTCTAATTTCCTTTGGGGAATTATCTGACAGCTACTGTGTACTGTCTCGGTGGACAGTAACTCATCTAGCAATCTATCCTCCACTTCATAAGCCAAAACAGTCACCCAGATCTCCTAGAGCCTGACTTCCTTTTCATCACCTTAGAACAATCAAAGCCAAGTATCTGATCTGAGGTTGGCTGGCTGAATGCTCTCTTTCCTAGGAATTTGGCTTTGGAGCAGGAGACACAAAGACAGAGTGAGCTCATTGTGGAACTTCATTCACCCCAGTGACTGCACCTGGGTGAGACTGAAGTGCTCTCCCTGCCTCAAAGGACCCTTTGAGCTGCCCAGCTCCTGTCCAACTTCTGTTCTAGGTCCTGCCTTCCAGCCTGAGGCATCCATGGCCACCCAATCACTTCCCTTTTCTTAATTTAGCTtgagtcagtttctgttgctTGCCATCAATGAATCTGGCTAAAATACACCAGCTCATgctaaggaagaaagaattccccATTTCCCTTCCACACGAGGGATTCAAAGACCAAGCGTGAACTCGCcaagattctttttcattttgttttatttttggccgcactgggtctttgttgctgcttgcaggttttctctagttgtggcaagcagggctactcttcattaaagtgtgtgggtttctcattgtagtgcctttcttgttgtggagcctaGGCTCTAGGcttgtgggtttcagtagttgcagcatacaagctcagtagttgtggctcacaggcttagctggCCTCGTGGAATGTTGGTCTCATGGAATgtggaacggagaaggcaatggcaccccactccagtactcttgcctggaaaatcccagggatggaggagcctggtaggctgcagtccatgtgatcacgaagagtcgggcacgactgagcgacttcactttcacttttcattttcatgcactggagaaggaaatggcaacccacttcagtgttcttgcctggagaatcccagggacggctgagcctggtgggcttctgtctgtggggtctcacagagtcggacacgactgaagcgacttagcagcagtagcagcaatgtggaatcttccctgaccaaggactgaacccacattccctgcattggcagggagattcttatccactgcaccaccagggaagtcctgccctaGATTcttaaccaaaaaagaaaagaagactatAAAATTTGCTACCCCTAACCATCTGCCAGGTGGCAACTTCCAGTCAGAACACAGAAAGCCTTAGTTTGTTACTGAAAGGGTATGGTGGGTCTGGCTGCTAGctactcaaaagccaataaacaagCCAGGTTGGTCGAAaggaagtttgctttatttcagatactGGCAACTGGAGGGGTGGAGTTTGGGAGGAGGCGAGGGTGGTGGACATCTGCTCAAGGGCCAACTCCACCCCTCCCCAATAAGCAGGGGGTGAGAGCTTTCATAGACAGGGGTGGGCAGCGTGGGTCTACATGCAGAAAGAGCAcagtcatctctaacagtcatctttAAACTGGTCaccagtggtctgaccagcatcatcttgattgttttaggtacagttaatcttcagttccagggttcatttgtttccatttctttgaggtcaattctcagaattgtggcagctcatggGTACACTTTGCTCATCATGTTAACTTCTCCACTTGGTGTTTTGGTATTTATAAGACcactcacaggatatggctcagaatattacctatgtgttgtgctgtgctgaggttagtcactcggttgtgtcctactctttgccaccccatggactgtagcccaccaggctcctctgaccatgggattctccaggcaagaatactgtagtgggttgccattcccttcttcagggatcttcctgacccaggaatggaacccaggtctcctgcgttgcaggtggattctttactgtctgaaccaccagggaagcccaagaatactggagttggtaacctatcctttctgcaggggatcttcctatcccaggaatcgaactgcggtctccctcattgcaggtgattccttaccatctgagctactagggaggCCCCCAAATTATCTATAGCCctttaaaagaaactaaaagtccttgactatgcttaatgactgcattattatttagtctcctttgactgttttcctttgtttcagcatttctcactCCTCTGATtgaacttattctttgactaaagttttccacagacaaaaggcagggaGAAGACGTGGTGAGGATGGGGCAAGGACCATAAGGTCTTGCTCCATTTCAAGTTCACTTGACAAAGTTAGGCTACTGGATGAAGGGAGGAGTGGAATTTCTAGTGTTTACTCAACTCACAGGGAAAGTCTAGAGATTACCTACTCACTATTGCAGCAGTCCTCAGATTTGTCCTGGGAACAGAATTGCACAGTGGAAGTTGTGGTGAAAGACACTTGGAAGGAGAGTGATAGCTGCCTTGGAGACATAAGGCTAAACTGTAAGCTGGCTAATTTGctggagagaaagcaaagaaagaaaaacctgtgAAGAGGCCTCCCTGAGTCAGAAAAAAGTCTCTAACAGTGATCCATACAGGACTTAGGTTTGATTGGACCTCATAAAGCCATTTATCCCCTGGGACATTGTTGAAAACAATAGAGCAGTGAGCCAGAAATTTTGGAGATTCACAACGCGGTGTTTTGAGACAAAGAGAACCCTTCCCAAACCTCTGTCATCACAGGATAGTTGTGGTCATGCTCGAGGTGCAACATCTGAGGCATCACACTATGAAGGGTGGAGGGACCTCACTAAAATTACCCAGTCAGTTACTAAACATGAAAACAAGCAGTTCATCTCGAAAAGGCAATAATATACCTGGGGAGCGGAGTGTGACCAGTAGCCATATTTGCTATAAGATATTATCTAAGATAACCAGTTTCcaacaaaaaattacaagacataaagaaataggaaagaatagggaattccctggtgctccagtggttagaacttggccCTTTCACattgtaggttcaatccctggtcaggaaacttagatcccacatgccaagaggcAACAAAGCCTGCGTGCTGTGACTAGAGAAACCCCAaacaccacaatgaagacccagtgcagccaaaaataaataaataggaaatctgaataaactgtagactttaggaaaaacaaataaataaagattatgtGGAAATAGATTGCATCAAGAATAGAGAACCCCCACACTTATggccaattaatctacaacaaagtaTACAAAATACACAacgaagaaaagacaatctctttgacAAGTGGTGCcagggaaactggacagctacatgtaaaagaatgaacattttcattttgtcataTATAAGCTTACactacgctaagtcacttcagtcctgtctgactctgtgtgaccccacagacggtagcctaccaggctgacccgttcctgggattctccaggcaagaacactggagtggattgccatttccttctccaatgcaggaaagtgaaaagtgaaagtgaagtcgctcagtcgtgtccaactcttagtgaccccacggactgtagcctaccaggctcctccttccatggaattttccaggcaagagtactggagtggggtgccattgccttctcccatatataaGCTTAAATGGATTCAAAACCTAAATGCAAAAtcaaatactataaaactcctagaggaaaatgtaGGCCAAACACTCTTGACAAAACTTGCAGCAGTagttttttggatccatctcttagggtaatggaaacaaaagcaaaaataaacaaatgggacctattaAACTCTAAATTGTTtgcacagcaagagaaaccataaaatgcaaagataacctatggaatgggagaaaatatttgtaaatcataccAACAGCAAGAGCTGAATTTCCAAGACATAAAAACAgtttcagatcagtcgctcagtcgtgtctgactctttgcgaccccatgaatcagcacaccaggcctccctgtccatcaccaactcccggagttcactgagactcacttccatcaagtcagtgatgccatccagccatctcatcctctgtcgtccccttctcctcctgcccccaatccctcccagcatcagggtcttttccaatgagtcaactctttgcatgaggtggccaaagtactggagtttcagctttagcatcattccttccaaagaaatcccagggctgatctccttcagaatggactggttggatctccttgcagtccaagggactctcaagagtcttctccaacaccacagttcaaaagcatcaattattcagcgctcagctttcttcactaattattagagaaatgcatatcaaaactacatTCAGGtagttttgatgatggccatctgacctcactctggtcagaatggccatcatcaaaaagtctacaagtaataaatccagagagggtatagagaaaaaggaaccctcctgcactgtcagtgggaatgtaaattggtacacccACTGTGCTGAACAGTAAGGAggttacttaaaaaactaaaaatagagtaacCATATAAACCAGCAGCCCTGCTTctgagtatatacccagaaaagacaaaaactataatttgaaaatataacatgtaccccaatgttcaatagcactatttataatagcccacatctttatctattcatatatatatatatgtatgtatatagcttCCTCGGTAGtttaattggtaaagaatccaactgcaatgcaggaaacacagataattcgggttccatccctgggtcgggaagatcccttgaaggagggaatgacaagccactccagtactcttgcctggagaatcccatggatagaggagcctggtgggctacagtccatagggtcacaaaaagtcgtacaagtctgagcaactgagcaacaacaacaaaacccgaATGGTCTTCTCAGCTGGTCTGAGGGCTCCTGGGGGTATGTTTGTGATGTACCCCAGGGTCTTGGAGTGACAAGCAGTACAATAATTATTTCATGACCATATGTGTGAGAGCTGCTAAGTTGTCTTGTTCACCACTAAACCCCTAGCATCTAGAACCACATGACATACAACCTGTTTATTGATTGAACTTAAGAGTCAGATGAGCGTGCCCCTCTTCTGAAACCcaacaaaggaaaagaagctGAAGCAAAAGTCTTGCATGATATTTTATTCTGAGAGGGAAAGGCAGTGGAGGGAGTTTGGTGAGAGAAACTGGAGAGAAGACTCCTGGATTCAGGAAGGAGGGAGCCGGCCGAGGATACTGGAGTTTCTGTGCTTTTTCCCCAGGATGGGGTAAGAGGACCCAGGGAATCAAATGAAACCTACTGTGGAGAGAAGAGACAGGTTGATCCGGGCTCTGATTTCTCAGTCTCGGGCCATTTCCTTGGTGTCAACCTCATCTTACGTGATGGTCTCATTCAATCCTCATTTCAGcctcagaaatagaaataattattgCCCTttcacaggtaaggaaactgaagctcaaagaggttaggttacttgcccaaggtcacacctcTGAGGAGAAATGGAGACCTGATTTTACTCCAGGATTGTTTGCAGgagtgtggggaggggcagggggaggctgCCTCAGGCTGTTAGGAGTTTGCCTTTCACGGGGAGGCTGTCAGGGAATGAGTCCCCGCTGTTGCCTATGCACATACCTGGCTTGCTTTTGCACATCTTGATGTCCTCACAGACAACCCGAGAGGTTTTTCCAGCTGTGATGTCTGCAGCGATGCGACGGAGAAATCTCTTCGTGATTGACTTGCACAGACCTTTCAGCGGCCCCATCTTGCCGCACACCTTGGAGGCCGCCTCGATGACGGTATTCTGCAGCGGCAGCACCGTGGTGGGAAACGGGCCTCAGGTGAGCCCTGCTGGGCACTGTCTCTCTGCAGGCCCCGGCAGCCTTGGGCTCTCAGCGGGTCTGGCAGTGGGAGTGCTGGGTCCCGGGAGTTGGTACCAGGTGGTAGTGGGAACAGGGACTGGAGAGACAGGGCTCAGCCCCCCTCCCCATCTCAAGCCTGGCCAGCAGGGGCTCTGGAAAGGACAATTGACCCTGCCGAGTCTTAGCCTCTGTATACCCAGGCCCTGTCTTCTGGGTGGAGAGTGGTGCCCAGACCCACTTTAAAGGCTCTGTCTATATAGCTTCTGGTCCAGGGCCAGACTGGGGGCTCCATCTGCTGGGGAGGTGTGGCGGGTTAAAGGGGGGATCCAAGCTTGGAGCTTTGGTCCATTGCTTTTGAAATATCTTCTTCTGACATCTCCCATGGAAGGGGATAAATCTGAGTACCCCAGGGTGAAGGTAGTGATGCTGAGCAGGGTGGGGGAGCCacggagagggagagagggaaagtgaaACTATGGTTCTGGTGATGATGCCTCCACTTGTTAAGTATTCACTCAGAGCTAAGTACATCCCACTTTCCAGCTCATTTAAAAAGCCCTGGTAAGGATTCCCAGCCCTCCCCACTCCACTTGGGGGCACCTCTCCACCCTCCAGGTCTCACAAGCCTCCCGTCTCACCTCATCGGGCTGATCTCCCAACTTGTCCATCAGATGTTGTATTATCCTCTGACAAGAACCACAGAGTAGGCCCAGCTCTTCTCCTTGGAGCAGCAGGTCACCCTATCAGGAAAGGAAGCCCATTAGGGTGGTCTCTCAGACACCCCAACTTCATAAGGGCTCCAGGAAGGGTCCCCTGGGGGCTTTCAAGCCAGTAGGATGATCCATTATCTGTCTGTCCATATGAGGACCTGAGCCAGACTGGCTGGCCCTTACCCATCTCTCTGCCTGTTTTAGAGGGGCTGAGAGACCCCACGACCTGCCCCCACACCCACAGCACCGGCCCCAGCCCAGCATCTGCCCCTCTGCTGTTCTACCGTCAGACAAGGAGGAGGGTCTTGGGGAGGGCccagccaccagggtagcccccaCCCCACAGTCAGGTACTAGTGTGAACAAAACCAGCATCTTcagctcccagccctgcctccccaccccctgacCAGTTCAGTCTCCAGACCCTTGCCCCTGGCACTGcccagggaggagaggaaggagaaggatggtggggggggggggggtgggtagcAGGTGCGGAGGTATCCAGTGTACCTGGGGATCCTCTGGGTCCAGGCCCTGGCACAACTCATCTCCATCACACTGATGGGTCGTCGCCTGGTCGTGGCTCTCAGGAGTCAGACCAGAAAAGGCCAGCCCTATGGAAGAAACAGCATGAACAGCTCTCCACAGACAAAGGGAGAGGAGAAGTCCGTGCTTCTGGCTGGGGAGAGCCCAGGAGGCAGCTGGCACTCAGGACGGGGAGGCGGCCTTGTGAGGCGTCCCGGGTGcctcctgccctgctctgccctggggCTGCTCTGACCCATGCCGGGTGCCCTTGGAGCTCATGCTCAGGTCCCTCAAACTGAGAaagcagggctgggaggaggagccaTCAGGATCTACCCCAAGGGGAATGTCCTCACCTGGGGCAACCAGGAGCACCGAGGCGATGATCAGGACAGCCCAGGAGGTCATGTTGAGGCAGCTGCCCAGGCTCCCTCCACAGCCTGTTTTATAGAGGCTGCGAACCTGGCAGGgtcctcttcctctttttggCCACCTCCCGTGTCTCTGAGATTACCACAAACACCGGTACTGGTCTGTGGAGAAGTGGGAGGAGGAGTGTACATGAGAGCTTCCACACACCCCTCTCCACACCCCCTGCCCAGCACTAGAACTTTCTGAGCTGAGCCAGGTGTTGACGGAGAGCATTGGCCGCCATGATGCCCATCCTGCCCTGATGTGGTAATGGGAAGAGAAGTCCCCACTACTGAGGGGTCAGGTAGGGCCCTTGTCCAGGTGAGCATCCATGCCCCCTGCCTCatctcttcctcccaccccagagGTCTGGGCTGGTGTCACTAAGTCATCCTTCTcctcatctcttgggtctccttccAGCCATTTAAGCCAGTGTAGCACTACCTGATTCAGATGTAGAAAAAGGTGCCCTCAGGGTACATCCTGAAACTCCTCCTCCCAGTCCTGGATTCTCCAGCTTCATGGACCCTGATCATGAGCTCTATGGGCACCCTGGGTCCCCTAGACCCACACCAGCCTTCTCACCATCATCAAGGAGGCCGGGCCTTTCCCTCAGAGCTGGGTTCAGCCCAGCCTGGCAGTGACCTGGCCGATGGGCAGAGAGAGCCGGTGGGAAGGACAGGAGCCCCAGCCAGGGTCTGGTCCCAACTTCTGGGTGTCTGAATAGTCATCTGTGTCATAAAGGTCATTGGCCTTCATCTGTCAGAAAAATTGAATAGTAGATACAAATAATTTCTTAGTATCcatatgtcccaaatattgcgtGGGATATACTTACACTGGAAAGTATTtgttgtttacctgaaattcaaattaaactgAGCATTCCATAGTTTGTCTGGCCCCTTGAATCCTTTCTGGTTTATTACCCAAATCCCAGGGTAGCAGACACACTCACACTAACTCACATCACACACTTACACACGGTTACATGAACTCAGGGACATACACTCTCCAAAGCACTGACAAATTCACACACACTCATAGCCACTCACACTTCCagatacccacacacacatactcacacattaATTCACAACCACATACTTTCATATACTCATAAATTCACACATAAACACACCACCTTTATTCTTGCCCATTGTGGAAGTCAGTGAATGCCACACTAAGGAGCAAGGAATTGAAGCATTTTTAAGCACTTTGGctctcttatttttattgaaataaattttaattagatAAGTAAGAAACAATAAATGAAACCACTTATAAGTTCACCAAACAGATTTATAGAAATATTAACGGAAGACAACTAGACTCATAGTggtcatcatttttaaatttatagaaatattgaTTCTCTATGGTGTGTACCAGGAAATTACATAGTGTTGTCggtcaattatactttaaaaacaaactcttGGAAAAAAGAGATTGGATTAAtggttaccagaggctggggTGGAAGGGTAAGAGGTAGGATTGGATGAAGGTGGTGGTCAgaaggtataaacttccagttataagataagtaactactagggatgtaatgtataaTATGATAAAGATAATGAACACTGCTGTAGATTATAaatgaaaattgtaaagaaagtaaATCCTAAGAGCTCTCATTACAAGGAAAACTTTTTGTCTATTTAATGTTGATCtctatgagatgatggatattcactaaaTCCACTGTGATCATCATTTCATGATgaatgtaagtcaaatcattaagttgtacaccttaaaattatataatgcTGCATGTCTGATATCTcaatactttggaaattaattaattataaaaaaaatttacataaatatccatttatgcctttcaatgaatatatttataaacaagtatatgtttatataaagttatatatcataaaaaatgttttggaacagctttttaaatttaacaagATGTCATGAACATCATCCCAGTCAATAAATTTAGATTTCCTTCATCATTTCCATTGGTTTCCTCATATTCTATTTGAGGGGTGAACTCTAACCGGAGTCCTCAATTCTGGGACTCATGAGGCTTCTACTTGCAGGGCAGAGGTCGGGAGAGCCCAGCAACAGCTTGTGCAGTAGTCTGGGTGAGTGACACGAATGCCTTCATGAGACTGGTTGCCTCATAATCCCAAGATGACTACTGAGGCCCTCCAGGCCCTAGGGCCCCGCCCCAGGTGGAAAACTGAGAAGAGTGAAGCAGGAAAGGGAggtacttatatatatttttaaaaagcaaatatttcccAGAGACCTTCAGCTTGTCTCATCAGTACGCCCAGGGGGTACTCGCAACTGTGAAGGGCTATACAGAAGGAAGCCTTTGGCTGGACTTTGAACCAAACTGAGATTCTGCCGGGAAGGACAGATGAGAAGTCACGGGATCAGGTAGGCAACAGCAGTATCAGCTACAGAAGAACTTCTTGCTAAACAGTGTTTTGAAGGAAAAATTGATGGCATTTTGTAACTAATCAGATacaagagacagaggagacaggaggcAAAAGTTTTATAGTATTTGAAGGCTGAGGGGCCAGTGGTGAAGCAGGAAAATTAGGAAATGGAGCTTGTGTGTGAAAGCTGAGTTTGAGGTGTTGCATTTGTGTGGTCTGCTTGAGGGCAGGGCTGCCTCTGCTGTCACATCCGCCCTTGATTACTAGAACTGTCCTGAGACCAGATAGTCAGCTAAGGGTTCGCCTCCTGTAAGGAAACCAGGACTCAGAGAGGTCCAGTGAATgctccaaggacacacagctcaaACCACATATGTCTggggatttgaactcagactcCAAAATCCAAGTTCGTCCCCACTCCACATTGGCCCTATCTCTAGGTTTCTAGGCCAAAGTTGCTTGCCGTCTGGCCGCCAGGTCAGGCGCTGTCCCCGCTCCCCTCCACAAGCCTCCTCTTTCCTAACCACGTGAAGATACCATGGTCTACATGTGGAGACCACATTAGTGAAGAGGAAAAAGCCCAAGAAGGTGACTCATGTCTTTCTTTACCGTATTCAGTAAATACACATATcagtaaatacacacatatacaaatatcttTGGGGAATTCATATTCCAGCAAGCCCTTTTCTGGGGTGCTAAGGGGTATGGACAAGGGGCCCTGGGGTCCCACGTGACAAGAACCTAGCACAAGTCCACAAGTCCTATCCGTTTGCGGTCGTGGGGTCCCATGGACCAGCCCATTGCAAGTCAATCTTCTTCAAGAAATCTTTGCTTTCCCCAGTGTCATGAAGATATCCTCTTGTTTCTTCTAGCAGTTTTGTAGTTTTTACATGTAGGTCTGCGATTCACCTCAAATACGCTGGGTTGAAATTCTGTTGCTTCAGatcaatttgttgaaaagattttcattttcccATTGAATTGCTTTGACATCTGGGTCAGAAATCAAATGACTGTATAAAGGTGGGTCTGTTCGTAGGTTCTTTATCACAGCAAGTACTgcattaataataatagcaaaacaCTCTGATTCTTTTAAATGGGCACAATATTTGAACAGTCACTTCATAAAGGAAGAATAgcgaataaatatttgaaaaagtgtTAAATACCATAACTCATGAGGGAATTCTATGTTAAAActaccatgaaatgatggcacCAAAATGACTACAATTAAAACAAGATCTCGCTTACGTGTGGtatctgaaaatgaaacaaacaaaagaaaacaaaaaaacagaactcGTAGAAACAGAGCCCTTTTCTGGGCGTGGGGCCCGATGTGGGCAGagggcaaaataggtgaaggtGGTAAAAAAGCACAGGCTTCCAGGTGTAGAGCAAGTCCTGGGTGTGTAACCTAGAGCACAGTGACTATAGTTAGTAATACTTTAtgtatatttg is part of the Bos indicus isolate NIAB-ARS_2022 breed Sahiwal x Tharparkar chromosome 11, NIAB-ARS_B.indTharparkar_mat_pri_1.0, whole genome shotgun sequence genome and harbors:
- the LOC109566165 gene encoding antimicrobial peptide NK-lysin-like isoform X2, whose protein sequence is MTSWAVLIIASVLLVAPGLAFSGLTPESHDQATTHQCDGDELCQGLDPEDPQGDLLLQGEELGLLCGSCQRIIQHLMDKLGDQPDENTVIEAASKVCGKMGPLKGLCKSITKRFLRRIAADITAGKTSRVVCEDIKMCKSKPGFI
- the LOC109566165 gene encoding antimicrobial peptide NK-lysin-like isoform X1, producing MTSWAVLIIASVLLVAPGLAFSGLTPESHDQATTHQCDGDELCQGLDPEDPQGDLLLQGEELGLLCGSCQRIIQHLMDKLGDQPDENTVIEAASKVCGKMGPLKGLCKSITKRFLRRIAADITAGKTSRVVCEDIKMCKSKPVGFI